One genomic window of Papaver somniferum cultivar HN1 unplaced genomic scaffold, ASM357369v1 unplaced-scaffold_150, whole genome shotgun sequence includes the following:
- the LOC113335939 gene encoding universal stress protein A-like protein — translation MASSRSVEESVAALSICESHKATRILMAVNESSVKGYPHPSISSRGAFEWTLEKIVRNNVTGFKFMFLHVQVTDEDGFDDMDRIFASPADFQALKNRDRKRGLHLLEHFVERCHQIGISCEAWIKSGDAKEVICHEVRRVKPDLLVVGCRGLGPFQRVFVGTVSEFCQKHAECPIITIKRKEEDMPQDPVDD, via the exons ATGGCGAGCTCTAGATCAGTTGAGGAATCGGTTGCAGCTTTAAGTATCTGTGAATCGCATAAAGCGACTCGGATTTTAATGGCGGTGAACGAGTCGTCCGTCAAAGGATATCCACATCCATCCATAAGCAGTAGAGGAGCATTTGAATGGACTCTCGAGAAGATCGTTCGTAACAATGTTACTGGTTTCAAGTTTATGTTTCTGCATGTTCAGGTTACTGATGAAGATG GGTTCGATGATATGGACCGCATTTTTGCATCTCCCGCGGACTTTCAAGCCTTGAAGAATAGGGACAGGAAAAGAGGGCTTCATTTGCTGGAACACTTTGTTGAAAGATGTCATCAGATTGGG ATTTCCTGTGAAGCATGGATCAAGAGTGGTGATGCTAAAGAAGTGATTTGCCATGAGGTGAGGAGAGTTAAACCAGATCTGCTGGTCGTCGGATGTCGTGGTCTTGGTCCTTTCCAgag GGTGTTTGTTGGAACAGTGAGCGAATTCTGTCAGAAACATGCCGAGTGCCCCATTATCACCATCAAGCGCAAGGAAGAGGATATGCCACAAGACCCTGTTGATGACTAA
- the LOC113336136 gene encoding uncharacterized protein LOC113336136 produces MGAAISKVVKLVTTQTVEDESVMNPLRKQGTQFIQEVVSTEAIMTPISEAGTSMIGDGMAKAFDKTKSLFYINIGVLMLGCGVAVNAGLNLVSYLFQPTSPRCTHDLTAEDGGNMGNSFFMGSFYMGSFMLGSAFAINSGQKVYQYLRSVNTHEDGDVYAEIV; encoded by the exons ATGGGTGCTGCGATATCTAAAGTAGTGAAGTTAGTGACAACACAAACTGTAGAGGATGAGAGTGTAATGAATCCCTTAAGAAAACAGGGAACTCAGTTCATTCAAGAAGTAGTTAGCACAGAGGCTATAATGACTCCAATTTCTGAAGCTGGTACTTCCATGATTGGTGATGGTATGGCTAAGGCATTTGATAAGACTAAGAGTTTATTCTACATTAATATTGGGGTATTGATGCTTGGTTGTGGTGTAGCGGTTAATGCTGGGTTGAATTTAGTCAGCTATTTGTTCCAGCCTACTTCTCCACGTTGTACACATGATCTAACAGCAGAAGATGGAGGTAATATGGGAAATTCATTCTTCATGGGTTCTTTCTATATGGGTTCTTTCATGTTGGGTTCAGCATTTGCTATCAACTCTGGTCAGAAGGTTTACCAGTACCTCCGCTCTGTTAACACTCATGAG GATGGTGACGTTTATGCTGAGATTGTTTGA
- the LOC113335978 gene encoding calmodulin-binding transcription activator 2-like isoform X2, whose protein sequence is MAENTSSRRYNPADKLDVEQILAEAQNRWLRPPEICEILQNYRKYQIAPSPPDTPPSGSLFLFDRKILRYFRKDGHNWRKKKDGKTVKEAHEKLKAGSIDVLHCYYAHGEDNENFQRRCYWMLEEDYMHIVLVHYLEVKGNRTSFGFPGSKTVSPVSSNCLRSPTDSTSLASAQTSDYDEIESAESRQPSSTYQPFYEVPQSNILENQIDPGLFNSYFPVTSTNDFSQTANAGMNFIPLTQEQIALGMDNSYVPKWSVEQTTHYISAPEPFAGHNEQKGVHVLEGDLQNRLSDAELGGILKSFLENDLPVDGTVNYPSMPKKKPLLEKSRTDSFNRWMSKELGEVNDSHTKSSFYWDSTESENVVNNANIPPQLNLDAYLLSPSVAQDQLFSITDFSPNWGYTNSESKVIITGTFLKSQQDLGNCRWSCMFGETEVLAEVLGDGVLRCQAPLHLAGRVPFYITCSNRLACSEVREFEFRESNVQDLDMTDHYTSIMSDMYHHVRFGKLLSLKIDSKVSSLMKEEEDEWFQMIKSTSEEDFFPGKQKEQRLQKMLKEKLHVWLLQKVTEGEKGPTVLDEEGQGVLHLAAALGYDWAIEPTISSGVSINFRDVNGWTALHWAAFCGRERTVGVLVSLGAAPGALSDPSPKFPSGRTPADLASANGHKGIAGYLAECSLTTHLSTLALKERKENDLRETSDVTAVQTLSERSPTPNTVGIPDVSLKDSLTALCNANQAAARIHQVFRVQSFQKKQLIEINDDKVNMSDERALSLVTMKSNKSGRYDEPVTAAAVRIQNKFRGWKGRKDFLVTRQRIVRIQAHVRGHQVRKHYKSIVWSVGIVEKVILRWRRKGRGLRGFRDEALPEAPSSSLTTKEDDDDFLKAGRKQTEERLDKALSRVKSMVRYPEARDQYRRLLTVVTEIQESKAMNDWDQNTAVEPVGGGYDDLIDLEALLDDDTFMSTLQ, encoded by the exons ATGGCGGAGAATACTAGTTCAAGGAGATACAATCCAGCTGATAAATTAG ATGTTGAACAGATACTTGCTGAAGCACAGAATCGTTGGCTGCGTCCTCCCGAGATTTGTGAAATCCTTCAAAATTATCGGAAGTATCAAATTGCTCCATCGCCTCCGGATACACCACCTA GTGGTTCACTTTTCCTTTTCGACCGCAAGATATTAAGATACTTCAGAAAGGATGGCCATAATTGGCGGAAGAAAAAAGACGGAAAGACGGTCAAAGAAGCTCATGAGAAACTGAAG GCTGGGAGCATTGATGTTCTGCATTGTTACTATGCCCATGGTGAAGACAATGAGAACTTTCAAAGACGATGCTATTGGATGCTCGAAGA GGATTACATGCACATTGTCCTTGTCCACTATCTCGAAGTGAAG GGGAACAGAACTAGCTTTGGCTTTCCTGGCTCTAAGACAGTCAGTCCTGTGTCATCTAATTGTTTGCGTTCCCCCACTGATTCCACCAGCCTCGCTAGTGCTCAGACGTCAGACTATGATgaaatagaatctg CTGAATCTCGTCAGCCAAGTTCCACATACCAACCTTTTTATGAGGTTCCACAGTCCAACATATTGGAGAACCAGATAGATCCTGGGTTGTTCAACTCATACTTTCCAGTTACATCCACAA ATGATTTCAGTCAAACAGCTAATGCTGGAATGAATTTTATTCCTCTTACTCAAGAACAA ATTGCTCTAGGAATGGATAATTCATATGTGCCCAAATGGTCAGTCGAACAGACGACTCATTATATCAGCGCTCCCGAGCCGTTTGCTGGACATAATGAGCAAAAAGGTGTGCATGTTCTGGAGGGTGATCTTCAAAATCGGCTTTCAGATGCAGAACTTGGAGGGATACTCAAATCATTTTTAGAGAATGATCTTCCAGTAGATGGAACTGTTAATTATCCTTCCATGCCAAAGAAAAAGCCACTTTTAGAGAAGTCTAGAACTGATAGCTTCAACCGGTGGATGAGTAAGGAACTTGGGGAAGTAAACGATTCACATACAAAATCTAGTTTCTACTGGGATAGCACAGAAAGCGAAAATGTGGTTAACAATGCCAACATACCTCCTCAATTGAACTTGGATGCTTACTTGTTGAGTCCCTCGGTCGCTCAGGACCAGCTCTTTAGCATTACTGACTTCTCGCCTAATTGGGGTTACACGAATTCAGAATCTAAG GTTATAATAACTGGAACTTTCTTGAAGAGTCAGCAAGATTTAGGAAATTGTAGATGGTCATGCATGTTTGGGGAGACGGAGGTTCTGGCAGAGGTGTTAGGAGATGGTGTTCTTCGTTGTCAAGCACCTCTCCACTTAGCAGGGAGAGTTCCTTTTTACATAACATGTTCCAACAGGTTGGCTTGTAGTGAAGTGAGAGAATTTGAATTCCGAGAAAGCAATGTTCAAGATTTGGATATGACTGATCATTATACCAGCATTATGAGTGATATGTATCATCATGTAAGATTCGGTAAATTACTATCTCTTAAAATCGACAGTAAGGTCAGTTCTttaatgaaagaagaagaagacgagtgGTTCCAAATGATAAAGAGCACTTCAGAGGAGGACTTTTTCCCTGGTAAGCAGAAGGAGCAAAGGCTTCAAAAGATGCTGAAAGAGAAGCTCCATGTGTGGCTGCTTCAGAAAGTAACTGAAGGCGAAAAAGGTCCTACTGTGTTAGATGAAGAGGGTCAAGGTGTTCTACATCTGGCTGCAGCGCTTGGTTATGATTGGGCAATTGAACCAACTATTTCTTCAGGTGTTAGTATCAACTTCCGTGATGTCAATGGATGGACGGCACTTCACTGGGCAGCATTTTGTGGCAG GGAGCGAACTGTTGGTGTTCTTGTATCCTtgggagcggctcctggagcatTATCAGATCCTAGTCCCAAATTTCCTTCTGGGAGAACACCTGCAGATCTTGCTTCTGCCAATGGTCACAAAGGAATTGCTGGTTACTTGGCAGAGTGTTCCTTGACCACCCATCTTTCTACGCTTGCtttgaaggaaagaaaggaaAATGACCTTCGAGAGACCTCCGATGTGACAGCTGTACAGACACTTTCAGAGCGTAGTCCAACACCAAACACTGTTGGTATTCCGGATGTGTCACTAAAGGATTCGTTAACTGCTCTTTGTAATGCAAATCAAGCTGCTGCTCGTATTCACCAAGTCTTCAGGGTTCAGTCATTCCAAAAGAAACAGTTAATTGAAATTAATGATGATAAAGTAAATATGTCAGATGAGCGTGCCCTGTCACTTGTGACCATGAAGTCAAATAAGTCGGGACGATATGATGAACCTGTGACTGCAGCTGCAGTTCGAATTCAAAACAAATTCCGTGGTTGGAAAGGGAGAAAGGACTTTCTGGTTACCCGACAACGGATTGTTAGGATCCAG GCTCATGTCAGAGGGCACCAGGTCAGAAAACATTACAAATCGATCGTCTGGTCAGTAGGAATTGTGGAGAAAGTAATTTTACGCTGGAGAAGAAAAGGCAGAGGCTTGCGTGGTTTTAGGGATGAAGCACTTCCAGAGGCTCCCTCTTCAAGCCTAACCacaaaagaagatgatgatgatttccTGAAGGCAGGAAGAAAACAGACGGAGGAAAGGCTAGATAAAGCACTCTCCCGGGTGAAATCCATGGTCCGGTATCCTGAAGCAAGAGATCAATATCGTAGGTTGCTGACTGTTGTCACAGAGATTCAGGAATCCAAG GCCATGAATGATTGGGATCAAAACACTGCAGTAGAACCAGTGGGAGGCGGCTATGATGACTTGATCGACTTAGAAGCGCTACTGGACGATGATACTTTCATGTCAACACTTCAATAG
- the LOC113335978 gene encoding calmodulin-binding transcription activator 2-like isoform X1, which produces MAENTSSRRYNPADKLDVEQILAEAQNRWLRPPEICEILQNYRKYQIAPSPPDTPPSGSLFLFDRKILRYFRKDGHNWRKKKDGKTVKEAHEKLKAGSIDVLHCYYAHGEDNENFQRRCYWMLEEDYMHIVLVHYLEVKGNRTSFGFPGSKTVSPVSSNCLRSPTDSTSLASAQTSDYDEIESAESRQPSSTYQPFYEVPQSNILENQIDPGLFNSYFPVTSTSNHHDFSQTANAGMNFIPLTQEQIALGMDNSYVPKWSVEQTTHYISAPEPFAGHNEQKGVHVLEGDLQNRLSDAELGGILKSFLENDLPVDGTVNYPSMPKKKPLLEKSRTDSFNRWMSKELGEVNDSHTKSSFYWDSTESENVVNNANIPPQLNLDAYLLSPSVAQDQLFSITDFSPNWGYTNSESKVIITGTFLKSQQDLGNCRWSCMFGETEVLAEVLGDGVLRCQAPLHLAGRVPFYITCSNRLACSEVREFEFRESNVQDLDMTDHYTSIMSDMYHHVRFGKLLSLKIDSKVSSLMKEEEDEWFQMIKSTSEEDFFPGKQKEQRLQKMLKEKLHVWLLQKVTEGEKGPTVLDEEGQGVLHLAAALGYDWAIEPTISSGVSINFRDVNGWTALHWAAFCGRERTVGVLVSLGAAPGALSDPSPKFPSGRTPADLASANGHKGIAGYLAECSLTTHLSTLALKERKENDLRETSDVTAVQTLSERSPTPNTVGIPDVSLKDSLTALCNANQAAARIHQVFRVQSFQKKQLIEINDDKVNMSDERALSLVTMKSNKSGRYDEPVTAAAVRIQNKFRGWKGRKDFLVTRQRIVRIQAHVRGHQVRKHYKSIVWSVGIVEKVILRWRRKGRGLRGFRDEALPEAPSSSLTTKEDDDDFLKAGRKQTEERLDKALSRVKSMVRYPEARDQYRRLLTVVTEIQESKAMNDWDQNTAVEPVGGGYDDLIDLEALLDDDTFMSTLQ; this is translated from the exons ATGGCGGAGAATACTAGTTCAAGGAGATACAATCCAGCTGATAAATTAG ATGTTGAACAGATACTTGCTGAAGCACAGAATCGTTGGCTGCGTCCTCCCGAGATTTGTGAAATCCTTCAAAATTATCGGAAGTATCAAATTGCTCCATCGCCTCCGGATACACCACCTA GTGGTTCACTTTTCCTTTTCGACCGCAAGATATTAAGATACTTCAGAAAGGATGGCCATAATTGGCGGAAGAAAAAAGACGGAAAGACGGTCAAAGAAGCTCATGAGAAACTGAAG GCTGGGAGCATTGATGTTCTGCATTGTTACTATGCCCATGGTGAAGACAATGAGAACTTTCAAAGACGATGCTATTGGATGCTCGAAGA GGATTACATGCACATTGTCCTTGTCCACTATCTCGAAGTGAAG GGGAACAGAACTAGCTTTGGCTTTCCTGGCTCTAAGACAGTCAGTCCTGTGTCATCTAATTGTTTGCGTTCCCCCACTGATTCCACCAGCCTCGCTAGTGCTCAGACGTCAGACTATGATgaaatagaatctg CTGAATCTCGTCAGCCAAGTTCCACATACCAACCTTTTTATGAGGTTCCACAGTCCAACATATTGGAGAACCAGATAGATCCTGGGTTGTTCAACTCATACTTTCCAGTTACATCCACAAGTAACCATC ATGATTTCAGTCAAACAGCTAATGCTGGAATGAATTTTATTCCTCTTACTCAAGAACAA ATTGCTCTAGGAATGGATAATTCATATGTGCCCAAATGGTCAGTCGAACAGACGACTCATTATATCAGCGCTCCCGAGCCGTTTGCTGGACATAATGAGCAAAAAGGTGTGCATGTTCTGGAGGGTGATCTTCAAAATCGGCTTTCAGATGCAGAACTTGGAGGGATACTCAAATCATTTTTAGAGAATGATCTTCCAGTAGATGGAACTGTTAATTATCCTTCCATGCCAAAGAAAAAGCCACTTTTAGAGAAGTCTAGAACTGATAGCTTCAACCGGTGGATGAGTAAGGAACTTGGGGAAGTAAACGATTCACATACAAAATCTAGTTTCTACTGGGATAGCACAGAAAGCGAAAATGTGGTTAACAATGCCAACATACCTCCTCAATTGAACTTGGATGCTTACTTGTTGAGTCCCTCGGTCGCTCAGGACCAGCTCTTTAGCATTACTGACTTCTCGCCTAATTGGGGTTACACGAATTCAGAATCTAAG GTTATAATAACTGGAACTTTCTTGAAGAGTCAGCAAGATTTAGGAAATTGTAGATGGTCATGCATGTTTGGGGAGACGGAGGTTCTGGCAGAGGTGTTAGGAGATGGTGTTCTTCGTTGTCAAGCACCTCTCCACTTAGCAGGGAGAGTTCCTTTTTACATAACATGTTCCAACAGGTTGGCTTGTAGTGAAGTGAGAGAATTTGAATTCCGAGAAAGCAATGTTCAAGATTTGGATATGACTGATCATTATACCAGCATTATGAGTGATATGTATCATCATGTAAGATTCGGTAAATTACTATCTCTTAAAATCGACAGTAAGGTCAGTTCTttaatgaaagaagaagaagacgagtgGTTCCAAATGATAAAGAGCACTTCAGAGGAGGACTTTTTCCCTGGTAAGCAGAAGGAGCAAAGGCTTCAAAAGATGCTGAAAGAGAAGCTCCATGTGTGGCTGCTTCAGAAAGTAACTGAAGGCGAAAAAGGTCCTACTGTGTTAGATGAAGAGGGTCAAGGTGTTCTACATCTGGCTGCAGCGCTTGGTTATGATTGGGCAATTGAACCAACTATTTCTTCAGGTGTTAGTATCAACTTCCGTGATGTCAATGGATGGACGGCACTTCACTGGGCAGCATTTTGTGGCAG GGAGCGAACTGTTGGTGTTCTTGTATCCTtgggagcggctcctggagcatTATCAGATCCTAGTCCCAAATTTCCTTCTGGGAGAACACCTGCAGATCTTGCTTCTGCCAATGGTCACAAAGGAATTGCTGGTTACTTGGCAGAGTGTTCCTTGACCACCCATCTTTCTACGCTTGCtttgaaggaaagaaaggaaAATGACCTTCGAGAGACCTCCGATGTGACAGCTGTACAGACACTTTCAGAGCGTAGTCCAACACCAAACACTGTTGGTATTCCGGATGTGTCACTAAAGGATTCGTTAACTGCTCTTTGTAATGCAAATCAAGCTGCTGCTCGTATTCACCAAGTCTTCAGGGTTCAGTCATTCCAAAAGAAACAGTTAATTGAAATTAATGATGATAAAGTAAATATGTCAGATGAGCGTGCCCTGTCACTTGTGACCATGAAGTCAAATAAGTCGGGACGATATGATGAACCTGTGACTGCAGCTGCAGTTCGAATTCAAAACAAATTCCGTGGTTGGAAAGGGAGAAAGGACTTTCTGGTTACCCGACAACGGATTGTTAGGATCCAG GCTCATGTCAGAGGGCACCAGGTCAGAAAACATTACAAATCGATCGTCTGGTCAGTAGGAATTGTGGAGAAAGTAATTTTACGCTGGAGAAGAAAAGGCAGAGGCTTGCGTGGTTTTAGGGATGAAGCACTTCCAGAGGCTCCCTCTTCAAGCCTAACCacaaaagaagatgatgatgatttccTGAAGGCAGGAAGAAAACAGACGGAGGAAAGGCTAGATAAAGCACTCTCCCGGGTGAAATCCATGGTCCGGTATCCTGAAGCAAGAGATCAATATCGTAGGTTGCTGACTGTTGTCACAGAGATTCAGGAATCCAAG GCCATGAATGATTGGGATCAAAACACTGCAGTAGAACCAGTGGGAGGCGGCTATGATGACTTGATCGACTTAGAAGCGCTACTGGACGATGATACTTTCATGTCAACACTTCAATAG
- the LOC113336144 gene encoding multifunctional methyltransferase subunit TRM112 homolog A-like, protein MRLLTHNMLSCNIKGVTNGFPLGLEIVKHEVKEVEFNSDFIRNMFVKIEWKALVDAAKSMGYEELPEEVDSSMLESDEFLKRFHHALLELHLEEGALVCPETGRKFPVVKGIPNMLLNEDEV, encoded by the coding sequence ATGAGGCTTCTAACACACAACATGCTGTCCTGCAACATCAAAGGAGTAACGAACGGATTTCCATTAGGTTTGGAAATAGTTAAACACGAAGTCAAAGAAGTTGAATTCAATTCAGATTTCATCAGAAACATGTTTGTCAAGATTGAATGGAAAGCATTAGTTGATGCTGCGAAATCAATGGGTTATGAAGAATTACCTGAAGAAGTTGATTCATCTATGCTTGAGAGTGATGAGTTTTTGAAGAGATTTCATCATGCCCTTTTGGAACTTCATCTTGAAGAAGGTGCACTTGTTTGTCCTGAAACTGGGAGGAAGTTCCCTGTTGTTAAAGGGATTCCTAATATGCTTCTTAATGAAGATGAAGTGTAA